A region from the Pempheris klunzingeri isolate RE-2024b chromosome 17, fPemKlu1.hap1, whole genome shotgun sequence genome encodes:
- the plbd1a gene encoding phospholipase B-like 1 — translation MFSVKEMHVFLLFVMASSFASAEKMTAATVYWDPQHKLVQLKEGVLETEGDAYGYLNDTLSSTGWSILEIRAGYGQSPETDEVTFFLAGYLEGFLTAQQMMDHYTNMYPQLIHDPKILGLVQSFMAKQDTWTRQQVKLNKSSDPLWKHAGFIVAQMDGLQAGVAHWAKKHGKKPLSLFDIQFLNAVGDLLDLIPALVPTSNPPLRHFKLPGMGHCSALIKMLPGFENLLFAHSSWYTYAATMRIYKHWDFRVSEPHTATGKLSFSSYPGFLVSLDDFYLLGSGLMMTQTTNNVFNSSLFHSITSNSLLSWQRVRLAHSLAHTGEEWAKTFSKYNSGTYNNQYMVLDRSKVKLGHSVDNGALTVVEQIPGLVEYSDQTQALRRGYWPSYNIPFHQKIYMLSGYGEMWKEYGEDFSYDLCSRAKIFRRDQADVKDLNSLKHIMRFNDFKKDPYSKGDPCKSICCRNDLRAERPSPEGCYDTKVTDFHLAGDFSAEAVNGPTTQDGLPPFIWDEFSTISHQGLPQYYNFTFIRMQPLLFSP, via the exons ATGTTTTCTGTAAAGGAGATGCACGTCTTTCTGTTATTTGTGATGGCTTCGTCCTTCGCCTCTGCCGAGA AGATGACAGCAGCCACGGTGTACTGGGACCCCCAACACAAGCTCGTCCAGCTAAAGGAGGGAGTGCTGGAGACCGAGGGCGACGCATACGGGTATCTGAACGACACCCTGTCCAGTACAGGCTGGAGCATCCTAGAGATCCGTGCAGGCTACGGGCAGAGCCCTGAAACTGACGAGGTCACTTTCTTCCTGGCTGGCTACCTCGAAGGCTTCCTCACTGCCCA GCAGATGATGGACCACTACACCAACATGTATCCGCAGCTGATCCACGACCCAAAGATCCTCGGCCTGGTTCAGAGTTTCATGGC AAAGCAGGATACATGGACCAGGCAGCAGGTGAAACTGAACAAGAGCTCTGATCCTCTGTGGAAACATGCAGGATTCATCGTGGCCCAGATGGACGGGCTGCAAGCAGGAGTCGCACACTGGGCCAAGAAACATGGCAAAAAG CCGCTGTCCCTGTTTGACATCCAGTTCCTGAATGCAGTGGGAGACCTGCTGGATCTTATCCCAGCCTTGGTCCCCACCTCCAACCCCCCGCTCAGACACTTCAAACTACCAGGGATGGGGCACTGCTCTGCACTCATCAAG ATGCTTCCCGGCTTTGAGAACCTACTGTTTGCCCACTCCAGCTGGTACACATACGCTGCGACAATGCGAATCTACAAACACTGGGATTTCCGTGTCAGTGAGCCCCACACAGCCACTGGGAAACTGTCCTTCAGCAGCTACCCTG GTTTCCTGGTGTCTCTGGACGACTTCTACCTCTTGGGCAGTGGTCTGATGATGACCCAGACCACTAACAATGTCTTCAactcctctctttttcactcaATCACCTCCAACAGCCTGCTGTCATGGCAGAGGGTCAGGCTGGCTCACAGTTTGGCCCATACTGGAGAAGAATGGGCCAAAACCTTCTCCAAGTACAACTCAG GTACCTACAATAACCAGTACATGGTGTTGGACAGGAGCAAAGTGAAGCTGGGCCACAGTGTTGATAATGGGGCTCTGACTGTGGTGGAGCAGATCCCGGGACTGGTGGAGTACTCCGACCAGACACAGGCCCTGCGCAGAG GTTACTGGCCGTCCTACAACATTCCCTTCCACCAAAAGATCTACATGCTGAGTGGTTATGGAGAAATGTGGAAGGAGTATGGAGAGGACTTTTCTTATGATCTCTGTTCCAGAGCCAAGATCTTCCGCCGTGACCAGGCTGATGTCAAGGACCTGAACTCCTTGAAGCACATCATGAGATTCAatg ACTTCAAGAAAGATCCATACTCCAAAGGTGACCCCTGCAAGTCCATCTGCTGTCGTAATGACCTGAGGGCAGAGAGGCCTTCACCAGAAGGTTGCTATGACACTAAG GTAACAGATTTCCATCTGGCTGGGGACTTCAGTGCGGAGGCGGTGAACGGGCCAACGACACAGGACGGACTCCCACCGTTCATTTGGGATGAATTCAGCACCATCAGCCACCAGGGCCTGCCACAGTACTACAACTTCACCTTCATCAGGATGCAGCCTCTTCTCTTCAGTCCATGa
- the pick1 gene encoding PRKCA-binding protein — protein sequence MFTDMDYELEEDKLGIPTVPGTVCLKKDGNNLIGISIGGGAQYCPCLYIVQVFDNTPAALDGTLAAGDEITGVNGKPVKGKTKVEVAKMIQAVQGEATIHYNKLQADPKQGKSLDIVLKKVKHRLVENMSSGTADALGLSRAILCNDGLVKRLEELEKTAELYKGLMEHTKRLLRAFFELSQTHRAFGDVFSVIGVREPQAAASEAFVKFADAHRNIEKYGIQLLKTIKPMLHDLNTYLHKAIPDTKLTIRKYLDVKFEYLSYCLKVKEMDDEEYSSIAMGEPLYRVSTGNYEYRLVLRCRQEARARFAKMRKDVLEKIELLDQKHVQDIVFQLQRFVSGMSHYYDECYAVLKEADVFPIEVDLSRTMINYGSQSLSYTGDEEEEEGGCGEEGGSSAGRQAENGAEKLIDDE from the exons ATGTTCACAGACATGGACtatgagctggaggaggacaaaCT GGGGATACCAACCGTACCTGGTACTGTGTGTCTGAAGAAAGATGGTAATAACCTTATTGGCATCAGCATTGGCGGTGGGGCACAGTACTGTCCTTGCCTCTACATTGTGCAG GTCTTTGATAACACCCCAGCAGCTCTGGATGGGACACTTGCAGCAGGTGATGAAATCACAGGCGTGAATGGGAAACCGGTGAAGGGAAAAACCAAAGTGGAAGTGGCCAAGATGATTCAAGCTGTCCAG GGAGAAGCAACAATCCACTACAACAAACTGCAAGCAGACCCAAAACAGGGGAAATCTCTGGATATCG tgctgaaaaaagtcaaacatcGCCTGGTAGAGAACATGAGCTCAGGCACAGCAGATGCTCTTGGACTCAGCAGAGCTATTCTGTGCAACG ATGGGCTGGTCAAaagactggaggagctggagaaaacagcagagctcTACAAAG GGCTGATGGAGCACACAAAGAGACTGCTCCGAGCTTTCTTTGAGCTTTCTCAAACGCACAGAG CGTTTGGGGATGTTTTTTCTGTCATCGGCGTCCGAGAGCCGCAGGCTGCAGCCAGCGAGGCTTTTGTGAAGTTTGCTGATGCCCACCGCAACATTGAGAAATATGGTATCCAGCTGCTGAAGACCATCAAACCT ATGCTCCACGATCTGAACACGTACCTCCACAAGGCCATACCTGACACGAAGCTTACCATCCGCAAGTACCTGGATGTGAAGTTTGAATATCTG tCGTACTGCCTGAAGGTGAAGGAAATGGACGATGAAGAATACAGCAGTATT GCCATGGGAGAGCCCCTGTACCGAGTCAGCACCGGGAACTATGAGTACCGTTTGGTGCTGCGATGTCGGCAGGAAGCTCGAGCCCGTTTCGCCAAAATGAGGAAGGACGTTCTGGAGAAGATAGAGCTGCTGGATCAGAAACACG TCCAGGACATTGTGTTCCAGCTGCAGCGCTTCGTCTCAGGCATGTCGCATTACTATGACGAGTGCTACGCCGTCCTCAAGGAGGCGGATGTCTTCCCCATCGAGGTGGACCTCTCCCGCACCATGATCAACTACGGCAGCCAGTCGCTCTCCTACActggagatgaggaggaggaggaaggaggatgcggagaggaaggaggaagcagTGCAGGCAGACAAGCAGAGAACGGCGCTGAGAAACTGATCGATGACgaatga
- the LOC139216537 gene encoding interferon-induced very large GTPase 1-like, with protein sequence MEADKMEADNHDNTAASGRDSEAKSPNDKAAKIDESADKVKCDSVNEPGDAQLSERNDTREYEIKSVPSEVNDKVMPGLTLVLIGDTNSVEKGSKNILLDHDEPANEFSSKLYDLCGRHISVINMLGLQNIDKWPLNQGIHAFLLLLPNSLHNSHYSSGVQWLEKAFGKGSLAYLMTVVTHKSDEKCENALTDLKINSTFVEKRYHTCTRNMMDEREIIALLEKIDIMVSENDPHCYDGLVCDENKEQNDDVDHKSYQAERMDSSVFQQNETVEELQENATEITVKCDPVNEPGDDVKHLEKNFDKTGGESDINSLPSVTKEKVDGLEDSTANSECDPGNGVNHLDKNDDNSTVGGTAEVTSVPSATSEKGTLDVDISGNKDNHSVTISEEFNRKKQFQRENETVLGRLHLQDERKLTPADFLKIGPSVKQDCDTSEKDLAHTFLQRLLMLDYRARYIPVKQDSPELSQSKPAPQFDTFQTDENDLDAFYRTSADSDQSKQSHVHPMDVQMAVFQCSDSFFRQNMITKLSQCQYAVPLLVPDPVTMDIDFPLWTFRQIRKSWKIIQIKMNSNTVTMKSMPICKAETPMVSFFRLGSLSQSKSQLMNTLINDRHSTFFHRNCPGSTKSRHLMDGVAEIAWYCPAGKHNDAFTDCVAFCNLHGDALLIEKQRDILTEKSSVNVVLVPTLEKGDKSTTVISTLLKSQKPLICLIVDDNCDAVETTKGKYKMGLKDRSQSDVSEELKKIIRKILSGPHASFQLETMAEVSGIRVDEGDLVCQKGKSAAMKAVNLLKGMDVSKIKDTFLPCQGQLWHEWCKIKKELYHLKGHIEMEKCKKQQEMIQVRQNQCTASCSELMKLFIEGLSSLTSTEKVYFLKWTQILIDALSTDDLSSILQSYDDKWSEVLALKKKRDKSAQLTKKQAELDQISTKLQSATFGLEHIFREMGQIYEAHASLQDQTKRGWTDWSKYPKLAAELMISGHPMELMDGDAGHVPLVWISSLLDEVIKKLGNKRVFVLSVLGVQSSGKSTMLNAMFGLQFAVSAGRCTKGAFMQLVEMSEEIKKGFQCDYVLVVDTEGLRALELAGSATLHHDNELATFVVGLGNMTLINIFGENPADMQDVLQIVVQAFMRMRKVKLSPSCVFVHQNVTDIAAAEKNMDGKRRLQEKLDQMAQLAAKEEVCDAECFSDVIAFDVQKDVKYFAQLWEGSPPMAPPNPGYSESIQELKNFIHSKVSKSAGITLSQFKSKIQDLWNALLNEQFVFSFKNTLEIAVYRKLEVQYGNWTWALRSSMLAIENQLHTRIENGKLHKVELSYLFKETSKTYEKIKKDITTYFDDDRDKDMLVQWRGRFDSKIKEFHEEQVKGVKKKLDVVIEQKNARKKLDEKKTEFENKLLQKSKELAHQLKDKAKDEEELEKQFNSVWSSWVGELTADAKPIEDINLEEDQISILQELGIEWSLIAESKSSGSYIEITEIGDYFDYVSLTKHQDVCDTSQQSQDDQRENNNTKGRGKPSLWASFKKIFELWSTKQDEKRTSRHSLPYTEQQLIRSLIDNVVQQTIDIIKSKPVATRGYSPTYLLEVANSVKEKVTEFESQRKYALKKEFTVDLLLYVFGRAESWLSQSHMKFKVSNDALTYLESKKMQYYNIFKSFCKGNSSAVVLGELICEKLKISTVEAVCNKTAIDLADEMRCSLPAFRGNRLNLEKHVLKSLAEEEDVDGFITYMQHPRNQVETFIKEEVKKYIFTEQSDKAQNILKKNVEDINKRISCALFTATNSVRTQRRGPDMWLEEFSSLLKDDLTFDTICCQNFSDINNFDFLKEEIEKGFSSIKKEMSSLSLDKMKEFRMKPDEILINQLCNCCWVRCPFCAAVCTNTLKDHSPDKHNVPFHRPAGIKGWHYRNTVEPVIDFCTTSVASDGSFYPHHDSDKSIPFKQYQTAGDMYATWEITPDGSKLTYWKWFVCRFQKQLEDYHKLKFQGRGEIPSEWRKHSKREAIRSLDEMYNL encoded by the exons ATGGAGGCTGATAAAATGGAGGCAGACAACCATGACAACACTGCAGCTTCAGGAAGAGATTCTGAGGCAAAATCACCAAATGACAAAG CAGCTAAAATTGATGAAAGTGCTGACAAAGTCAAG TGCGATTCAGTGAATGAACCTGGTGATGCTCAACTCTCAGAGAGGAATGATACAAGAGAGTATGAAATCAAGTCTGTACCATCGGAAGTCAATGACAAAG tgaTGCCTGGACTCACACTTGTGTTAATTGGTGACACAAATTCCGTTGAGAAGGGATCAAAAAATATCTTACTTGACCATGACGAGCCAGCAAATGAGTTTTCATCCAAACTGTATGATTTGTGTGGTCGGCACATCTCAGTCATTAACATGCTTGGTCTCCAAAACATTGACAAATGGCCATTAAATCAAGGAATTCATGCCTTTCTCTTACTGCTACCAAATAGTCTGCATAACAGCCATTACAGTTCAGGAGTGCAGTGGTTAGAAAAAGCTTTTGGGAAAGGATCACTTGCTTATTTAATGACAGTTGTAACTCACAAGTCagatgaaaagtgtgaaaatgcATTGACCGACCTGAAAATCAACAGTACTTTTGTTGAAAAAAGATACCACACATGTACAAGAAATATGATGGATGAAAGAGAGATTATAGCTCTGCTGGAAAAAATAGACATCATGGTCTCTGAAAATGATCCCCACTGTTACGATGGACTGGTGTGTGATGAGAATAAAGAGCAGAATGACGACGTGGACCACAAATCCTATCAAGCAGAAAGGATGGATTCCTCAGTGTTTCAGCAAAATGAAACAG TAGAGGAGTTGCAGGAGAATGCAACTGAAATCACAGTAAAG TGTGATCCAGTGAATGAGCCTGGTGATGATGTTAAACACTTGGAGAAGAATTTCGACAAAACAGGAGGAGAGTCTGATATAAATTCTTTGCCATCTGTAACCAAGGAGAAAG TAGATGGGCTGGAAGACAGCACAGCTAACTCAGAG TGTGATCCAGGGAATGGTGTTAATCACTTAGACAAGAATGATGACAACAGCACAGTGGGAGGAACAGCTGAAGTCACAAGTGTACCATCTGCAACCAGTGAGAAAG GTACCTTAGATGTGGATATTAGTGGAAACAAGGACAAC CATTCAGTGACAATATCTGAAGAGTTCAACAGGAAGAAACAatttcagagagaaaatgaaacagtgCTTGGCAGACTTCACCTTCAAGATGAACGCAAGTTAACACCAGCAGATTTTCTTAAAATTGGTCCATCTGTGAAACAAGACTGTGACACATCTGAGAAAGATCTAGCTCACACTTTTCTACAGAGGTTGTTGATGTTAGACTACAGAGCCAGATATATCCCTGTAAAACAAGACAGTCCTGAGTTGAGCCAGTCAAAGCCTGCTCCACAGTTTGACACTTTTCAGACGGACGAAAATGACTTAGATGCTTTTTACAGAACCAGTGCTGACTCTGATCAGTCAAAACAGAGTCATGTACATCCAATGGATGTACAAATGGCAGTATTTCAGTGCTCAGACAGCTTTTTTAGACAGAACATGATTACAAAGCTATCACAATGTCAGTATGCTGTACCGTTGCTTGTTCCTGACCCAGTCACAATGGATATTGACTTTCCTCTGTGGACATTCAGACAAATAAGAAAAAGCTGGAAGATaattcaaatcaaaatgaaCTCAAACACTGTCACCATGAAGAGTATGCCCATCTGCAAAGCAGAGACGCCAATGGTGTCATTTTTCCGCCTTGGTTCACTATCACAGTCAAAATCTCAGCTGATGAACACTCTGATCAACGACCGTCACAGCACCTTCTTCCACAGAAACTGCCCAGGAAGCACCAAGTCTCGTCATTTGATGGATGGAGTGGCAGAGATTGCCTGGTACTGTCCTGCTGGAAAGCACAATGATGCCTTCACTGACTGCGTTGCCTTCTGTAATCTTCATGGTGATGCTTTGTTGATTGAAAAACAGCGTGACATACTGACTGAAAAATCTTCAGTCAATGTTGTTCTTGTGCCAACTCTGGAAAAAGGTGACAAAAGTACTACAGTTATCTCAACCCTTCTCAAGTCTCAAAAGCCCCTCATTTGTCTCATTGTTGATGATAATTGTGATGCTGTGGAGACAACAAAGGGAAAATACAAAATGGGTCTGAAAGACAGAAGCCAGTCAGATGTTTCTGAAGAACTGAAAAAAATCATTCGCAAAATCTTGTCTGGACCACATGCATCTTTCCAACTTGAAACCATGGCTGAGGTCTCTGGCATTAGAGTGGATGAAGGTGACTTAGTCTGCCAAAAAGGGAAATCTGCTGCAATGAAAGCAGTAAATTTGCTCAAGGGGATGGATGTTTCAAAgatcaaagacacatttcttCCTTGTCAAGGCCAACTGTGGCATGAGTGGTGCAAAATAAAGAAGGAACTGTATCACCTCAAAGGACACATTGAGATGgagaaatgtaaaaagcaaCAGGAAATGATACAAGTACGACAAAATCAATGCACCGCTTCTTGTAGCGAGCTGATGAAGTTGTTCATTGAAGGCCTCTCATCTTTGACATCAACAGAAAAAGTGTATTTCCTGAAATGGACTCAGATCTTAATAGATGCCCTCTCCACAGACGATCTCTCTTCAATTCTCCAAAGCTATGATGACAAGTGGTCTGAGGTCTTGGCTTTAAAGAAGAAACGTGACAAATCTGCTCAGCTAACAAAGAAGCAAGCTGAACTTGATCAAATATCAACAAAACTACAGTCAGCAACATTTGGCTTGGAGCACATCTTTAGAGAAATGGGACAGATCTATGAAGCCCATGCTTCTCTGCAGGACCAGACAAAGAGGGGATGGACTGATTGGTCTAAATACCCTAAGCTGGCTGCAGAGCTGATGATATCAGGACACCCAATGGAGCTGATGGATGGAGACGCAGGTCATGTGCCTTTAGTGTGGATCTCTAGTCTTTTAGATGAAGTCATTAAGAAACTGGGCAACAagagagtttttgttttgtcagttttgggCGTACAAAGTAGTGGAAAATCAACAATGCTGAATGCCATGTTTGGGTTACAGTTTGCAGTGAGTGCTGGCAGGTGCACCAAGGGTGCCTTCATGCAACTGGTGGAAATGTCAGAAGAAATCAAGAAAGGCTTTCAGTGTGATTATGTTCTGGTGGTGGACACTGAAGGACTGCGTGCTCTTGAGTTGGCAGGTAGCGCCACTCTTCATCACGACAATGAACTGGCTACATTTGTTGTTGGTCTGGGAAACATGACATTGATCAACATCTTTGGAGAGAATCCAGCTGACATGCAAGATGTTCTGCAGATTGTTGTTCAGGCTTTCATGAGGATGAGGAAAGTTAAACTTTCTCcaagttgtgtgtttgttcaccaGAATGTCACCGATATcgcagctgcagagaaaaacatggaTGGCAAGAGACGCTTGCAAGAAAAACTGGACCAAATGGCCCAACTAGCAGCCAAAGAGGAGGTTTGTGATGCTGAGTGCTTCAGTGACGTCATTGCATTTGATGTGCAGAAAGACGTGAAATACTTTGCCCAACTATGGGAGGGAAGTCCACCTATGGCTCCTCCAAATCCAGGTTACAGTGAGAGCATCCAAGAGCTGAAGAACTTCATTCACTCCAAAGTTTCCAAGTCTGCAGGGATAACTCTTTCACAGTTCAAAAGCAAGATTCAGGATCTCTGGAATGCCCTGTTGAATgaacagtttgttttcagtttcaaaaaCACCCTTGAAATTGCAGTGTACAGAAAACTTGAGGTACAATATGGGAACTGGACCTGGGCCCTGAGGAGCAGCATGTTGGCCATTGAAAACCAGCTTCATACCAGaattgaaaatggaaaactTCACAAGGTTGAGCTCAGTTATCTGTTCAAAGAAACGAGCAAAACCTATGAAAAGATCAAAAAAGATATAACAACGTACTTTGAtgatgacagagacaaagacatgtTGGTTCAGTGGCGAGGCCGATTTGACAGCAAAATCAAGGAGTTTCATGAGGAACAAGTTAAAGGAGTTAAAAAGAAACTGGATGTTGTTATAGAGCAGAAGAATGCTCGCAAAAAGctggatgaaaagaaaacagagtttGAGAACAAGCTGCTACAGAAGAGCAAAGAGCTTGCTCATCAGTTAAAAGACAAGGCCAAAGATGAAGAGGAACTTGAAAAGCAATTCAACTCTGTCTGGAGTTCCTGGGTTGGTGAACTAACAGCAGATGCAAAACCTATTGAGGATATCAACTTGGAAGAAGACCAAATATCCATCCTTCAAGAGCTTGGTATTGAATGGTCTCTTATAGCTGAATCCAAAAGCAGTGGCAGCTACATAGAAATAACCGAGATTGGAGATTATTTCGATTATGTATCCCTCACTAAGCACCAAGATGTCTGTGACACAAGCCAACAATCTCAAGATGACCAGAGggaaaacaataacacaaaaggTCGAGGAAAACCTTCACTATGGGCAtcttttaaaaagatatttgaaCTTTGGTCAACAAAGCAAGATGAAAAACGTACATCAAGACATTCTTTACCATATACAGAACAACAACTGATCAGGTCCCTCATTGATAATGTTGTACAACAAACCATAGACATAATTAAGAGCAAACCTGTGGCTACAAGAGGCTACAGTCCAACATACCTGCTAGAGGTGGCCAacagtgtaaaagaaaaagtgacagaGTTTGAATCACAGAGAAAATACGCTCTGAAGAAGGAGTTTACAGTTGATCTCTTACTGTATGTATTTGGCAGAGCAGAGAGTTGGctctcacagtcacacatgaAATTCAAGGTGAGCAATGATGCACTCACCTATTTAGAAAGCAAGAAAATGCAATattacaacattttcaaaagctTCTGCAAAGGAAACTCATCTGCTGTTGTGCTTGGAGAACTGATCTGTGAAAAACTGAAGATTTCCACTGTTGAGGCTGTCTGTAACAAGACTGCCATTGATCTTGCTGACGAGATGAGGTGCAGTCTACCAGCATTCAGAGGAAACAGGTTGAACTTGGAGAAACATGTGTTGAAGTCActggcagaggaagaggacgtTGATGGCTTTATCACCTACATGCAACACCCAAGAAACCAAGTAGAGACTTTTATAAAAGAGGAAGTCAAGAAATACATCTTCACAGAACAAAGCGATAAAGCACAGAATATACTCAAGAAAAATGTTGAAGACATCAATAAGCGTATTAGTTGCGCTTTGTTTACTGCAACTAATAGTGTCCGAACTCAGAGAAGAGGCCCAGACATGTGGTTGGAGGAATTTTCTAGTTTGCTAAAAGATGATCTAACATTTGATACCATTTGTTGTCAAAACTTCAGTGACATAAACAATTTTGACTTTCTAAaggaagaaatagaaaaaggcTTTTCGTCCATCAAGAAGGAGATGAGCAGCCTCTCACTGGATAAGATGAAGGAATTCAGGATGAAGCCTGATGAAATCCTCATCAACCAGCTGTGTAACTGCTGCTGGGTAAGATGTCCtttctgtgcagctgtttgtaCCAACACACTGAAAGATCACAGTCCTGACAAACACAATGTCCCGTTTCATCGTCCAGCAGGGATTAAAGGATGGCACTATAGAAACACAGTGGAACCTGTAATTGATTTCTGCACAACATCAGTTGCAAGTGATGGAAGTTTCTACCCCCATCATGACTCAGACAAGAGTATTCCTTTTAAACAATATCAAACTGCTGGGGACATGTATGCTACATGGGAGATTACCCCTGATGGGTCTAAGCTGACATACTGGAAATGGTTTGTATGTCGATTTCAAAAGCAACTTGAAGACTACCATAAATTAAAATTCCAGGGCAGAGGAGAGATTCCGAGTGAGTGGAGAAAACATAGTAAACGAGAAGCAATTAGAAGTCTGGATGAAATGTACAACCTGTAG
- the LOC139217341 gene encoding galectin-2-like, with amino-acid sequence MSMQLELKNVYLKAGDQLKIKGEILRDAERFQIDLGCGADDVALHFNPRFHDDTDGSVLVCNSKIAGCWGDEKREIHNPLERGTEVKIVLKLAGDQFEVELPDGQEIQFPNRNGIDVISYIKIAGDLKLTSFKIC; translated from the exons ATGAGCATG CAACTTGAATTGAAGaatgtgtatctgaaagctgGGGACCAGCTGAAAATAAAGGGGGAAATTCTGCGCGATGCTGAGAG ATTCCAGATCGACCTCGGCTGTGGTGCAGATGACGTGGCTCTGCACTTTAACCCCCGTTTCCATGATGACACCGATGGATCTGTTCTCGTTTGCAACTCAAAGATTGCCGGGTGTTGGGGCGATGAGAAACGGGAAATACACAACCCCTTAGAGAGGGGCACAGAAGTCAAG ATTGTGTTGAAGCTGGCCGGTGACCAGTTTGAAGTGGAGCTTCCTGATGGACAGGAAATCCAGTTTCCCAACCGTAACGGCATAGACGTCATCAGCTACATCAAAATCGCAGGAGACTTGAAACTGACTTCCTTCAAGATCTGTTAA